The Mangrovivirga cuniculi genomic sequence TTAGAATTCAAAGAAACTGATAAATTCATCGTCGCTTACGATGAGATCTTAACTGAAAGAGGTTATTACCTTGCATCGGTTGCAGATGAAGTTTATTTGAGTCCTGAGGGAATGATGGAACTCGACGGATTTAGTGCAACGGTTACCTTTTTTAAAGGTACCCTGGACAAGCTTGATGTTAAACCATATGTTTTCAAAGTCGGTGAGTTCAAAAGTGCAGTTGAGCCTTATCTTAGAGAAAGCATGAGTGAAGAAAGCCGTTACCAGACGCAGGTATTCTTAAATGGAATGTTTAGAACATATGTTAAAGACGTAAGTGAATCAAGGGGATCGAAGAAGAAAAAATAGTTCAGATTGCTGATTCTATGTTAGTTAGAAACGGAAGAGACGCAGTTGAATACGGCTTAATCAATGAATTAAAATATCATGATGAAGTAGTTGATGTATTGAGAACTAAGCTAGGGGAGGAAGAAGATGAAAAAATCAATTCTGTAAATATCAGTGACTATCAGGATCTATCTGTGGATTTTAAAGTTACTGATAACAAAATAGCGGTACTGGTAGCAAATGGAGCAATTGTTTCTGGTGATGAAGATAATCCGGAGATGATAACAAGTGGTGCTTTAATCAAGCAGATTAAAAAACTCAGGAAAGATGATAATGTTAAAGCTGTAGTTTTAAGGGTTAATTCACCCGGAGGAAGTGCGCTTGCCTCAGATGTTATCTGGAGAGAATTAGAAGTTTTAAAAAGAGAAAAACCAGTAATTGCATCGATGGGTGATGTAGCTGCTTCCGGAGGGTATTATATTTCTGCAGGATGTGATACCATAGTTGCAGAACCAAATACAATAACCGGCAGTATTGGAATATTTGGTCTTTGGTTATATGCAGGCGAGGGTCTGGATAAACATCTTGGTATTACTACTGATAATGTTACTACAGGTAAATTTTCAGATCTGTTTTCCAGAAATAAAAGACTTACAGAATATGAGCAAAGCATATTCCAGGAAATGGTTGAAGAAGGATATGATACTTTTACCAGTAAAGTAGCACAGGGTAGAGGCTTGAGTCAGGATTCTGTAAAAGCAATTGGAGGAGGAAGAGTCTGGATTGGAACTGATGCGAAGCAAATTGGCCTAGTAGATGTGTTGGGAGGAGTTGATACCGCAATTGAAATAGCAGCAAAGAAAGCCGGTCTGGAAGATGACTATAAGGTGAGTATTTATCCTTATCGTAAAAAGAAATTTATAGAGGAACTGGTTACGGGACTTGCTGATGAGACGTCAATAAAAGCCAGAAAAGAAAAACTAGGAGTATTAGCTCCTTTCATGGAAGCAATTGATGAACTTAACACGCGAAATGGCGTTCAGGCCAGATCACCTTTTGACTTCGAAATACACTGATCAACAACTTGAATATAAATTAAAGCAGTCATTTGACTGCTTTTTTATTTCATGTAAATCATATAGGATTTTTAAACAGTTAACTTTAGTTTTGTTATACTGACAAAACAATTTGCTATGAGTGAAATCAGAAACGATTGGACACGAGAAGAGATTGAGGAAATATACAACTCACCCATCCTGGATTTAATTTACAGAGCCGCAACTGTACATCGTGAAAATAACGATGCTCAGGAAGTACAGGTTTGTACACTTTTATCTGTAAAAACAGGCGGATGCCCTGAGGATTGTTCATACTGCCCTCAGGCTGCAAGGTATCATACTGATGTTAAAGTACATAAACTACTCGATGTTGATGATGTCCTGGAAAAGGCTTCAAATGCAAAGGCAAACGGGAGTACTCGTTTTTGCATGGGTGCAGCATGGAGAGAGGTGAGAGATAACAGAGACTTTGATAAAGTTCTTGAAATGGTTAAAGGTGTTAATGGCATGGGTATGGAAGTTTGTTGTACGCTTGGTATGCTATCAGAGGATCAGGCTAAGAAGCTTCAAGAAGCCGGGTTATATGCTTATAACCATAACCTCGATACCAGTGAAGAACATTATAATGAGATAATTACAACAAGAAATTACGATGACAGGCTTGATACATTGGAAAATGTGAGAAAAGCTAAAATTTCTGTTTGTTCAGGAGGTATAATAGGACTTGGCGAAACAGAGAAAGACCGAGTTGGCATGCTACATACCTTAGCTACTTTACCAGAACATCCTGAATCAGTTCCT encodes the following:
- a CDS encoding S49 family peptidase, with the translated sequence MNFLKGVLATIVGLIVFCAILFFITIGIGSAIASGDKIVVKDNSVLHIRLDKPITERELTDPFLILTGQGEGSYSLHKLKRAIKKASSDPSIKGIFLEPAGSAAGYATLRELRKALLEFKETDKFIVAYDEILTERGYYLASVADEVYLSPEGMMELDGFSATVTFFKGTLDKLDVKPYVFKVGEFKSAVEPYLRESMSEESRYQTQVFLNGMFRTYVKDVSESRGSKKKK
- the sppA gene encoding signal peptide peptidase SppA, producing MLVRNGRDAVEYGLINELKYHDEVVDVLRTKLGEEEDEKINSVNISDYQDLSVDFKVTDNKIAVLVANGAIVSGDEDNPEMITSGALIKQIKKLRKDDNVKAVVLRVNSPGGSALASDVIWRELEVLKREKPVIASMGDVAASGGYYISAGCDTIVAEPNTITGSIGIFGLWLYAGEGLDKHLGITTDNVTTGKFSDLFSRNKRLTEYEQSIFQEMVEEGYDTFTSKVAQGRGLSQDSVKAIGGGRVWIGTDAKQIGLVDVLGGVDTAIEIAAKKAGLEDDYKVSIYPYRKKKFIEELVTGLADETSIKARKEKLGVLAPFMEAIDELNTRNGVQARSPFDFEIH
- the bioB gene encoding biotin synthase BioB, whose protein sequence is MSEIRNDWTREEIEEIYNSPILDLIYRAATVHRENNDAQEVQVCTLLSVKTGGCPEDCSYCPQAARYHTDVKVHKLLDVDDVLEKASNAKANGSTRFCMGAAWREVRDNRDFDKVLEMVKGVNGMGMEVCCTLGMLSEDQAKKLQEAGLYAYNHNLDTSEEHYNEIITTRNYDDRLDTLENVRKAKISVCSGGIIGLGETEKDRVGMLHTLATLPEHPESVPVNALVPVEGTPMEKQPKVPVWDMIRMIATARIIMPKAMVRLSAGRVRMSQEEQALCFMAGANSIFAGDKLLTTPNPEVNEDEELFQVLNLKPRKAFKDQEKATVA